GCAAATCCTATTCTGCTGCAGTTGCTTCGAATATCAATCATCTAATGGCGAATACTCAAAACGAATCTAATTCTACTGCATCTGCTTCTGCAACAACAATTATTGATGCATATCATCCATATTTCTTACAGAGTTCTGATAATCTAGGTATCGCCCTTGTTACTCAGTCTCTTACTGCCCAAAATTACCTGCAATGAAGCCGTTCTATTAAATTGGCTCTATCTGCTAAGAACAAGTTAGGAATGAATGATGGATCGTTAGTGAAACCTGCTAGTAATACGGCTCTGTATGCGTTTTGGCATCGTTGCAATGACATGGTATTGTCATGGTTGTTAAACTCAATTTCAAATGATATTCGAGATATCGTTGTTTATTTCAGCACTGCACAAGAGATTTGGGATGATCTATCAGTTAGATTTTCTCAAGGAAATGTTCCCAGAATATTTCAACTTAAGAAAGAGTTAACAGCTCTTACTCAAGGATCTATGTCTATCACTGCCTACTTCACCAAGCTGAGAACTCTCACAGATGAATTGAATGCTTTATCACCTATTCCTAAGTGCATTTGCCCTCAAAACTCTTGTACTTGTGGTGTTAATGGAAAACTAGAAGCTTATGAACAGCTTAACAATCTCAGTCAGTTTCTTATGGGGATGAATGATGTGTTTACGAGTAAAAGGGGTCAAATGCTCATGATGCAGCCTTTACCAACCTTGAGTCAAGCCTACTCACTTTTGCTTCAAGAGGAAAATCAAAGAACTTCTCCTCCTTGTTCTGTTGTTAAAACATGGCTATGAATGTCAAGTTTTCACATCAGAGGACCAAGCAACCAACTCAAATCAATCCTAAGAAAATTATGGACATATCTGCTATATGTGACTATTGCCATAATCCTGGACATTCTCAGGATAAGTGCTTCTTTCTCCATGGTTATCCTTATTGGCACAGGCTACACGGTAAGCCTAAGCCTAAGCTCAGATCTGGTGGCAATGCAGTCAAACAGGCTGCTCAAGTGATTGTTCCAGCAGATGTTCAAGTAACTGCTAAGTCCAGTAATAGCAATGATGTATCTGCACAACATATCTTCTCTGATGCTTAGTGTGAGCAGATTGCTAAGATGATTCAATCAAGTATTAAAAATATTGGCCCATGGAGCTCTTCACATCTGTCAGGTACTATATGTAGTGTCTCCTCCTCTCATAATGCCTACAATGTGCAAACAAAGTCTTCTATTACTTGGATAATAGATTCAGGAGCCACTTATCACATTGTGTCTAATGCGTCTTTACTtcataattctaaaattcttaaTTCTGCTCTACATTTACCTAATGGTACTACAACCCAAATTACACATATTGGTGATGTGGTTTTGTCCAATCACATTGTTCATACTGAAGTCTTGTGTGTACCTTCATTTCAATGTAATCTCATTTCCATATCCAAACTGACAGCAAATTCTTCTGTCTCTATTTTATTCTCCAACAAATCCTGTATTTTCCAGGACCATTCCCAGAATCAGATGGTAGAGATTGGTAGAGCAGATGCTGGTCTCTACACACTCTCAAATGCTCAGAGTAATCAATGTGCCAGAATTCATGTTGAACCTTCCTTGGAGGCCCAGATTTGGCATGCTAGACTTGGTCATCCAGCTGCTCTTATTCTTAATAAGCTCTCTGTTATTCCAGTTGTAAATACATCTTCTTTTACCACATGTGATGTATGTCTAAGGGCCAAACATCATAGATTACCCTTTCCTACTTCTCATAATCATACATATGCTTTGTTTGATCTTATTCACCATGACTTGTGGGGGCCCTATAAACAAAGCACTCATGGAAAGTGTAATCGATTTCTTACTATAGTTGATGAGTATTCAAAATGTACTTGGGTGTTTTTGGTGTCTGATAAATCTCAAGTGCCTCtattattacaaaattttattgtATTAGTCAAAAATCAGTTTAAGGCACATGTCAAGATTGTTAGGTCCGATAATAGCACTGAATTTATAAACCATACTCTTCAAACATTTCTTGTTTCTCAAGGTATAATCCATCATACATCCTGTCATTATACACCCCAACAGAATGGGGTGGTCGAGAGGAAGCATCAGCATATTCTAAATGTAGCTAGATCTCTTATATTCCAAGCTTCTCTTCCTAAACAATTCTAGGGAGACTGCATTCTTACTGCTGTGCATCTGATCAATATATTACCTGTTCAATAATTGCATTTCAAATCACCATATGAATTGCTATACAATAAGCTTCCAGATTATCAATATCTCAAAGTATTTGGCTGTTTATGCTACATTGCTGATACTTCTGGTTCCAGTGACAAGTTCAATCCTAGGGGTCTTAAGTGCTTATTTCTTGGCTACCCTTTTGGTCAGAAAGTGTACAGAGTTATGCACCTTGATACCAAAATATGTTATGTATCTAGAGATGTAATGTTTGTTGAAAACATCTTTCCTTTTCAAACAATCTCTCACACATCTGAAACTCCCATTCTTACTACAACTGAGGCTACTTCCATGTCTGATTCTCCATTGCACTTCCCACCTATTTTTGTTGATATTGGTCATGATACAGTTGTCCCCACTGTTACCTGTGACTCTGCTCCTACATCTCCTGAGGTACCTCATTCTGTTCCTCAGGATATTGATGAACCTACTCAGATCATCTCCGTGCCCACTCGACCAGTCTGAAC
This sequence is a window from Apium graveolens cultivar Ventura chromosome 9, ASM990537v1, whole genome shotgun sequence. Protein-coding genes within it:
- the LOC141686415 gene encoding uncharacterized protein LOC141686415 translates to MNDGSLVKPASNTALYAFWHRCNDMVLSWLLNSISNDIRDIVVYFSTAQEIWDDLSVRFSQGNVPRIFQLKKELTALTQGSMSITAYFTKLRTLTDELNALSPIPKCICPQNSCTCGVNGKLEAYEQLNNLSQFLMGMNDVFTSKRGQMLMMQPLPTLSQAYSLLLQEENQRTSPPCSVVKTWL